The genomic window CCCACATCTCACCAATCTGTGTCACGCAgtcttttttactgttttccTGTGAATTTGATCAGCTCCTACTGTACTCAATTACTAAGAGATGTAGCGGAGAAAAAAGTTCTGGTTTCAAGGCGCTCTCATACACAGACCAAGAGGCACATCTCTCTCCAGGGCGTTTCTAACAATGCCTCTTTTCAAAAACGTGGTGTAATGAATTACATAAACACAGCCAGTGAAAGGATTTGGGCGTTTTCAAACGCCACCCAAGCTTTTACCAGCTCTCTCTTGTCAACTTCTGTGTTGGAATACATGTCACAGCTTTTAACATGTTTGCTGTAACAAGAAAAAGGATTTTAGAGGATGACTTCTTGAcatctcctgtctgtctgtctctccatctctctctctctctcactcactaagtGTAGTTGATGGTTATGATGCATGGTTGCCTTGAACGACATTCTTCTTCATGTCTGCTATCTGTATCAGACGATATGATGTACAGGTTTTGCTTTCATTGACTGGTACATTAACAAAAGGTGTTATACAGGTTTTATCTGGTCTGCCTCTTTTACCCATTTGGTAAAGAGCATCAGTCaaagtgaaaaatgtaatagtgtttttaatgacagttgCAGCTGGCTGACATTAAAAGCAGCAGTAATGATAATAACCTAGGCTGTTTAACCTGTTTTAtattaaactgttttatatGAATAGAGTGAGATTTCAAATGCTCTGCATGTGTTTTGAGTGGTGTTTGATGATTAAGACTTTTAGAGATGCACAGATCCGCTTTTTTCAGTTCCGATCCGATTCCGATACCTGGATTTGGATGTTTGCGAATACCAGACCTCTTTTTTCTtgagtattattattatcattattattgttgtagGGATTATGTGTAAGGTTACATGAGGCTGTGTGGTTTACTAAAATATGCGAaaatgtgttacatttaaatgtattccaAAGCAATTTATTAGAACTGTAGTTTTTGTAGGTTTCACATACAAACAGGTGTAGGAGTGCAAATTACTATGGCAACTCctttaacattttgaaaaacttgGACAAATCAAGTGCACGGCAATGCATTATCAACTACTAGTAAGTAGATTTCTATACATGAGTTCAAAAGTAACAAAAGAATTTCAAAGAGTGCAATGGCAAATTGTGATGGAGTATTAGGAccacattgaggggaaaaaaattctgagatgtCAAGAATAatgttgtaatattatgagaataaattcgtaatattacgagaacaAATCATAGCCTAATACTCCGAGAATAATATCATAACATTTCAgggaaaaaacatcatttttaggaaaatatactaccagcaaccaacaaaacggacgagaggacagtcagtggcaacagacagtttcttgcacaatcttttcaaagtcctgattcTTACGATAatatggtgctgatgtgccagaagattaagtatttcgttatttgtgaaacctatactaaagtttAACTTCACAGGATGATCTAAGtttcttattcttattttgCTCTTCTGacatttcccctctaaaataacatgtggCCTAAAATTGCGCCTTTATTCTCGCAAAATTATGTCTTTATTCTCGAAATATCATGACcatattctcgaaatctcagaatttcttttgcctcaatgtggccctaatactccattgTAGCAAACTGACAACTCCTTCATAAGATTTTCAAAgtgaatatttgaaataaaagtGCAAGAACAGCGGCAAAATCCGACATTTTCCACGACAGATAGCGATCGAATATGATGAAATTGAGCAACTTCTCTGTAATCCTTATAGCCTTCGTGTTCTCTGCTGGAAGCTTACCGTGCCTCTGGAGTGACCCAGTGAGTGTCTGCTGCCTGGAGTTTTCTTTTTGGTTGCTGGCTAGCATGAACTCCCGGTGTTCTTTCACATGATACTTTTGCAGATGCTTAATTAACTTGGTGGTGTAATACGCGGCGGCACAACTTCCACCTCTTGGATTGTTGGCTTTACATACATTATAAGGTGCTGTcttgcttttctgtgtttcgACACTAAAGTATCTCCACTAAGGACATATTGAGTTGATAGCCAACTATAACTGTAACGTTACTAGCTCACTCGGTTGCTGACTAATGGTCTAGCGCCCACCTGTGCgtctcacacacagaattctgggagacaaaaaaaatatgggGACTACTGGATATCTTTGTAGGACTGTTTAAttactaattaattaattaattgattaattaattaattagtgCTATAACATTTTGGCTATGGGCTTCAAATGGGattattacatatttataattcataaaaatgtcAGACTATGGAATCTGGATCGGTATGTGGATTGGTAGCGTGAGTCCGATATCCGATGAGTGAATTATGTCTGTATCGGCACCCAATACTGATATTGGATCGGATTGGTCCCAACTCTGATGACTTTGGTTTTCTTACTTAAATTCAAATGGAAATGTGAACTAAACAGAAtgctcagtgctgtgtttaattattgtcaccgtgtctttctgtctgtcttgctttctttctctgtccccccTATCCTTTTTTtgccttctctccttctcctctcctcctcacaaTTCCTCTGAATCTGTGGTCCTTTCACTCTACCCTTAcattttatctttctctctctctccctccctttccttctgtctttacTTACCATCTCCTAACCCTTCAGAGTACATAGTGGCATTTAATGGCTACTTCACGGCCAAGGCTCGCAGCCATTTTATCAGCAGTGCCCTGCGGAGCTCGGAGGCGCTGAACTGGCGGATCGTGCCCCGGGAGAACCCAGCCAGCGACTACCCCAGTGACTTTGAGGTGGTTCAGATCCGGCAGGACGCCCACAGCAGTCTGCTCACGTTACAGGACCATCCGTACATCAAGAGAGTCACGCCGCAGCGCAAGGTTTTCCGCAGCCTCAAACTCATCGATTGTGAGTTCAGAACCGTCTCTCCAGacactgtttgtctctctcacaatgtctcacactctctcacacacatgccacatgcatactgtctctctctcacttgcctTTCTCTGCATCTCCACTCAGTGCACATATTTACCCCTATAGTTCACAGAGTATTCAATCATTCATAATTATTACTGCCACCACCTCTTTTGGGCTTTAGCCTCTTATCAGCACGAGTGACATAGAGCACCAGCGGGTCGTTCTGTAGTCCCGTATCAGCTGccgtactgaaacacacaggaaaatatACAACAGTGGTTCACCACCCTAGTGTAGTCCCGGAGCcatttattggtttgttttgaatAGAGCTAAGACACCCTTCCTCTGCGGAAGCCGCACCAGTGAATGTTccagcacacacagaacaagtTGTATACGGCTAGTGATAAAGACAAGCCTATTCTCCTCTGCCAGGCAGAAGCCACccatcatttgaaaatgaagcaAGTTAAATGCAGTGTTTGGAAAGATCTGGTGGGAGGGGATAGATTCTAACCCCTGATACCAGTTTTCGGTAGCCACATGGGAGAGATCAGCATGGGATTGGGATAGAAAGgagctgtgtgtttagtggCTTGCCGCCTGAAAGATGCCCCCTCCACCCTTCAGGAAGTTTTGGATGAAAGAGTGCTGTGTTTTCCAACCTCttctataccccccccccctcaaataCTACACCACCCTGTAAATCTACAACCAATGCATTAAAAGTCCTTTGCATAATTACCGCTCTTGAATGCTGCCTCAGCATCcccccaacatacacacacgcacacacaacatctcTACAGCTTACCACAAAGTAGAGCCAGCCCCCAGCTGACGGCTCTCCCAGGCCCACCCCAGCGAGGCCATACAAAACAAACTCCGTCCAGAAATGTACACTGCTCTCTCTGGGCTTACTTGAAGCTCTCGAAAGGAAATGAAGCATTTAATCGCCCGCAGTGATATCATTCCTCCCTGATAATAGAGGCGAGTACAGAAAGACATCCCTCAGGTCAGGGGCAGTTAGGGTGGTGGGTCAGCACAAACACGAGCGTAATTATCGCTGAGCTGCGATAGAGACGGCTCATAGAGAGAGCCAGCGTGGGCGAGTCACATGTAATGTAATTACGGTCTTGGAGGGGAAGGCTCAGTAGAGCGGCCTTCGCAATGTGGCATAGCCCCTCAGTGCAGTGGAGGGTGCCTGGTTCGGCAGGGACACTCAGGGGTGAgaagtagtgttttttttttaaacatccactgtttttctccccctctgcctcttcctctcccttagTTCTATTAGAGACTGCACAAGGGCTGTGCTGCACTTGGTGTAGCTGCATGGATCCCTTATTAGAGTTGGAACGCTAttaatctgttcatttcttgATGCTTTCAGAAAGGCTTTGCCAGAACCAACTAATCAGGGAATGAACATGATAATGGAATTAAAATTTATGAGCtgactgttattgtttttgatcCATTCATAAACCACATGGGCAGTGATTGCAGTAAGCTCCAGTATATGAGAAGGAGGAAAATTCTTTGTGATACGATAATCAAATTTTTTCACATAAGCCATTGATaatcattctttcatttctcaatGGAATTTTAAACAATTCTGATTGCAATGAAGGGGGCGTTTTGATTTGTTACTTGCATCCTCCAGAGTGTTATTAAAATTATTAATAAAATTTCTGTGGGCATTTTAATGAGATTCTTGTTTACGTCTTCTCTAAGTTTGTTTATACTGACTAAAAGAAGAGGAGTCTGGCAGAAACTGTGGCTCAAACTAAAAAGCTCAAGTGTACAAAAAGTTTTTcacactcactgtgactgaTGCGACtgtatttgcatgtttattttttgtttaatttgctCTGTTCAGTTCAAAGTTTCATCCATTgatttgtgggggggggggggggtttgtatgTCTATCACTTTCTccctttcatctcctctctctggttttctccGTGTCAGCGGGTGAGTCGGGGACAGACTGTAACGACACGCGGTGGACGCAGAAGTGGCAGTCCTGGCAGTCCTCTCGGCCGCTGCGGAGGACCAGTCTGTCTCTGGGCTCGGGCTTCTGGCACGCCACGGGACGCCACTCCAGCCGCAGGCTCCTCAGAGCCATCCCCAGACACGTGGCCCAGATACTGCAGGCCGACGTTCTCTGGCAGATGGGTCATACTGGTACGCTGACCATTgtctcagagtgtgtgtctgtgcgtggaGGGTTTTTGGCAAAAATGTGTGACATGCaaatgtctgtatgtattttttttttgtactttttttctttgattacaTATGAGAGAAGagtctggattttttttttgtttgggtttttgtttgttgtctcaAAAATGAGAGATTAAACGTTGTTTGTAGTTCAGTGTTGTTAAGGActgctgtaactgtgtgtgtgatgtgtcgCAGGTTCTGGGGTGAAAGTTGCAGTATTTGACACAGGACTCAGTGAGAAACATCCACACTTTAAGAACGTGAAGGAGAGGACAAACTGGACCAATGAGAAAACACTGGATGACGGTAAGACTTTTCTCTCTTCGTCCAAAGCGTATCTGCATTTGCCATAAACTGTGGACTATCAGGAACTTATACTTACATTTTTCACCAAATAACTCCTTTCACACGTTGTTCTCCATAAGAGTTTCTATTAAAAAAATGCGTTTTTGAACCGAGACCAGTTGTTGCTATTACAGTGGATCGTCCTTTCTCCACAGGGTTGGGACATGGCACATTTGTTGCTGGAGTCATTGCTAGCATGAGGGAGTGTCAGGGTTTTGCTCCTGACTCCGAGCTGCATATATTCAGAGTGTTCACCAACAACCAGGTACTTTCCTCACACTTCAcctttagtctgtgttttaggGTCCTCCCACTGGAGACCAAAGGCAGTTCAGCTTGTCCAGCGCTTACTGCAGCTGccccagtccagtccagtccaggaGGTCCAGAGACCTGCTAGCTTTCCTATCAGTCAAACACCTtggtctgtgattggttgaatCAAACCTGTTTCCTATGTAAAAATCAATCATTATGCGCAGAGGGCGACAAACTGCAGGATTTAAGCCCTCCGGTGCTGGAGAGCGGTCAGATTCAAACCATTGGAGAGTGGTCGGattgaaatataaaaaaatatttatgggAGTTTTGGCTAATTCAAAATATCCCATCTGTTATTGGCAGAAAAAAGAGCGCTATGCAGTGTAGCTttgcataacacacacacacatacagagaggtGACCTTTTAAATGTTCTTAACAGGTGTCCTATACCTCTTGGTTCCTGGATGCCTTTAACTATGCCATCCTGAAGAAGATTGATGTGTTAAACCTCAGTATTGGTGGGCCAGACTTTATGGACCACCCGTTTGTAGACAAGGTGAGTGGAAACACTGCATGaattctttctcattttcttgcTCAAGGATGCCTTTTATTTTCAGCCCATATGTTTTTCATCTGCccatcagtgtgaatgtgtttttgtgtgcaggTATGGGAGCTCACTGCCAACAGAGTGATCATGGTCTCTGCCATTGGAAATGATGGACCTCTGTACGGGTGAGTTAAACCACACCAGCACAATGGtcattttaatgataaacagacttaaaggtgtgtgtgtgtgtgtgtgtgtgtgtgtgtgtgtgtgtgtgtgtgtgtgtgtgcgtgtgtgtttgtgaagaagAAGTGACACAGTTAATATTTATGTGCCTTGCATTGTGTATCACAGTACTTTGAATAACCCAGCCGATCAAATGGACGTGATTGGAGTTGGAGGAATCGATTTTGAGGACAACATTGCTCGTTTCTCCTCCCGAGGCATGACCACATGGGTACGTCTCGCCTGAGGACGACAAGAGCTGCACGCTTTCTCCGACATGTCTTAGCTGTTTTAGGTTCAAACGTATCTCACAGTTATCTGACCTATTTTGCACCAGACATCAGACATCCAGCCCCAAGATCTGAACTTAGCTTATCCATCACAATGTCACGCTGAGATAACAACAAAAGATTACCGTTCTTTTTAGAAACCTTTAGGAAGTCTCCCTTGTGTTGGCTCACTCGCGCACTCCCTTTCTGTCTCGTGatttcctcatctctctctgacaggagtTGCCCGGTGGCTATGGCAGGGTTAAACCAGACATTGTTACCTATGGCTCGGGTGTCCGTGGCTCTGGGATGAAGGAGGGATGTCGCTCACTCTCAGGCACCAGTGTCGCTTCCCCTGTGGTGGCTGGGGCCGTCACACTGCTAGccaggtgagacacacacacgcacacacactgaaacttaTTCTGTGTACTTTTTGGTGTATTTcgtacattcacatttattttcaagCATTTTATGCAGTGTTGAATTATAATATGTACAAATGGGCCACAATGCGATAGCCATGCGGAGTCAGATATACAGGCCTTCTTTGCTCTCAGACATGTGGGCGTTAAGTTGATAGGACGTGAACGGATGCGTGCCTTTTGAGAAAAGTGCTGTTCAGACTGGGTTTgttcccctccccccaccaccactgTGTTTTATCAGTGCTTCAGTGCAAAAACTAAACATAGCAGCTCCATTACACCCACAGTCTGAGGATAAGTGCCCACAGGACAGGTACAGAGTCTTTCTCTGAGAAACATGGTCATGTTTTAACCTGAATggagtcaacacacacacctgctagATTTAAAGAGATGTCGCACTCCTATAGGGAAATATGCAGTTTTTTCATAGTCCAAAGTACTACACCTTTTTCCCCTTCACCTCATTTCCAAAGTGTTTATTCAACTGTCCTAAAATGGATAACAGTCTTTCTCAACGAGCAGTTTTggtgaatttttcttttgtatttgtcTTGTTCTGCATGCAGAGTCTGGAGTTCATCACGCTAGCGTCATTTGTTTaacgtctgtgtttttgtggtcTCTTGTGAAAAGATAAGCTGCTCGTTCTTGTTTCTGCATTTTTATCCTCTGCCAGTTTAACAACTCTTATCAAATGTCAGGTCTGCAGTGTGCAGTCTCTGCTCCACTTCACCATTCAGCGTTTCTTTGCATCAGTGTAGTGCATTTAACCCACAAAGTGGTTTTAAGTCACAGAAGCACAAAAGGTGTCAGAGGGTCGTGGAGCCGATCAGCAAAGACTTGTGGCCTAAGAAAGCAGAGAGCTTGACCGGAGATCATTTGAAAACTCGCATCTCTTATCTGCTTgttattaaataaacaaataaatgcaccTGAGGTAACCGTGGTATTTCACAAAGGCATAGGTTCAGACGAAATGCCTTGAGAGCAGTAGTGTATCAATCAAAGAGAAGGAACCTGTAAAAAGGCCATTTGGAGAGGGAGGGACTTTATCACTGATCTTTATCACTGGGCAGTATGGCTGGGGCCAGGGGGCGCTGGCCAAGTTGAAAAAGTGGAGTGccagaggatgaaagagagaagaggcagaCACGTTGTCTCTGTGTAAGTGGCTTGATGGCCCCAGGTTGGTTCCTGGAGGCTCTGGAGAGATAAATGGAGCATTGATAGATTTTCTCTGCTGACTCGCGACTGCTGCACAAGTCAAAAGGACAAGGGAGGAGTGAATTAAGAGAATCAATCCCTTCTCCCTCTGGGAACAGACTGACACATTCTCTTtggctgtctctccctctgcactTCTCTGTGCAGGCTGCACCTTTTAGAATGATACACTGCTTTAATCAGATGGCCCTTcacctatcttttttttttttttttttttttgctgcctctctgtgtgtccgttctctctatctttcactTACTCACATGTTTTATTTCCTCTCTGGTACTTGACCCCATTCACCTCAGTCTCTTTAAAAGAGGAAGTTGACTGGACTGAAGCCACCTCAAGCTTCTTGTTCTTTAGGGAAATTTAATGCACTTTTGTTTTACGTCTGCATTGACTGTCAATGATGGATGTTCCTGATAATCCATTTTTCTGCCATTAAATGATCTATCCCTTTCCTCACAGTTATTTTTGCTatcttaatttctctctctctctctctctctctctctctctctctctctctctctctctctctttctctctcagtactgTGTTGAATAGAGAGCTGGTAAATCCTGCCAGTATGAAGCAAGCTTTGATAGCATCTGCCCGAAGGTTGCCTGGTGTCAACATGTTTGAACAGGGTCATGGTAAACTAGATCTGCTCCGAGCTTACCAAATTCTCAACAGCTACCGGCCCCAAGCCAGGTGTGTCttacctaacacacactcactaaaaaCAGTTCCTGCACAgctcacatctcacacacacacgcacacacacactaacttcAGTCTCAGTGTGTGGTTTGTCTTTGCTAACTTgtacatttgaattcttttagcATCTTGGATGTGTTTTCAATTAGCATTTTAATAATGCTTCtcctctcactcattcattaacCTTGCCCTGTGAATTCACATACGAAAAGATCATTTGCCTGTGTCTGAGCATCAGTGCCtgagtttctcactgtctcGCATGGCTTGTCTCCCTGCTTCAGCCTGAGTCCCAGCTACATAGACCTGACTGAGTGCCCGTACATGTGGCCCTACTGCTCCCAGCCCATCTACTACGGAGGCATGCCAACCATCGTCAATGTCACCATCCTCAACGGCATGGGCGTGACGGGCAGAATCGTCGACAAGGTGAGCAGCAGCATATGTGAAGTGTGCCCAGGGAATCTATCCAGGTATAATTATAACAAAACCAAAGGTCAAGTTCATCAGTTTGATGGTGATTGATGGATTCCACTGGCCGTGGTAGCTGATTTTTAAGACTGCTGCCATCGTTGTTTTTGTGGCTGCGAACTGTGGGGAAAAATAAGGACGGCGTCTGTTTTGGACTGTTTCTCATGTCACAGGTTGAAACGTGTGAGAAGTTAAATGTCGATTTTAACATTTCTGCCGTCAGTTCTGTTTTGGTACCTCCTGTTTCTTTCCTGATTTTAGACATGCGTTGTTTGTTGACTAAATCATCTATTCACCTCCCCAGCCCATCTGGCAGCCCTACTTACCCCAGAATGGAGACCACATAGATGTGGCCGTTTCCTACTCCCCTGTCCTCTGGCCCTGGGCAGGCTACCTGGCTGTGTCCATCTCCGTGGCCAAGAAAGCAGCGTCTTGGGAAGGTATTGCCCAGGGCCACATCATGGTCACTGTGGCCTCACCAGCTGAAAATGACGTGAGTAGAACTAGAGATTTatctctgacccccccccccccccccaaaaccaagCTTCAGTTTCACATCTGTTTTCTGAGGGCGGCTGTACTTGGTTCTTTCCACTGACCTGGGGGACAGTCAGTCTTACCCGGTCTGAGAAGCTGCAGGGTGTGCAGAGTTTGAaggcctgtttgtttgtttggaatagAAATGGAGAGTCTTATGTGTTAGACTAAAACCAGACAAGATTAGGACTGGAGCAAATTCCAGTGctccagtgggggggggggggggggggtgtccattATAGTGGAACGTCAAAGGTCACTTATGTTTGGAAATCACAGCATAGGTGTAGGTTTTCAGACAAATGTATGTACACAGACTGCCTTGCCCTGTATGAATATTTGGTTTCTGTTTGGGCCTTTGGCCCTGAGCAGTGTAATGTATGTGCACTTGTGTTCATATAagccgtttgtgtgtgtacagtcgGCCGTGGGCGGAGAGATGACGTCCACTGTTAAACTGCCCATAAAGGTGAAGATCATTCCCACACCCCCCCGCAGTAAGAGAGTGTTATGGGACCAGTACCATAACCTGCGTTACCCACCTGGCTACTTCCCCCGAGACAATCTGCGCATGAAAAATGACCCGCTCGACTGGTGAGTCCTCTCAAGATTTGGTCCTGTGCACCCCTAAATTACTATCAGCTAAATAAACATTAACTCAGTTTTTTATCTTAAGACAATGATATTGTATTTTGGAAAATCAAAACCAGAATTTTTCTCTTTAGATGATGATATTGCACTTTGGTTTTTATCAGAATTAATTTTCTGAAGAATTGATTCTGAAGGCTAAATTAAAAACAGGATTAATGCCCCTCCCAAATTAGCTATTAGGCTCTTTTAACTCTTTCAACTTTGGCTGCACAAGAGTGATTTGTATCTCGGTGACTGAATTTGGATGCATTGACATGAGACACCAGCAGAGGGTGCTATTTCATAAGAAGTCTCTTGACTAGCGGCCTTTGCTGAATCTTTGTCTGGTAGTGAATGTGATACAAATATCGCAtaatgtcattctgtttgtgtggaaaaaGGAACGGGGATCATATCCACACTAACTTCAGAGACATGTACCAGCATCTCAGGAGTATGGGATACTTTGTGGAGGTTCTGGGTGCACCCATCACCTGCTTTGATGCTAGTCAGTATGGTAAGTCTCAGTCAGTGTGTCCCTCCCTGTTAATTTAGCCGGGGCATGTCTACATATGTTTTAAAACTCTCATCATGGGTGTTTTAAGGGATTCCTCTTGTCTGTAAATGCTGGATAAGCTTTTTCTGTGGACCTGTCTCaacctgtctgtgtctgtgtgtgtgtgtgtgtgtgtgttttgtagggaCATTGTTAATGgtagacagtgaggaagagtaTTTTCCGGAGGAGATCACCAAACTGAGGCGAGACATTGACAACGGCCTGTCACTCATCATCTTCAGTGACTGGTACAACACTTCAGTAATGAGGAAGGTCAAGTTCTACGATGAGAACACCAGGTAGTGTTTCATTATTCCCTGGCCGCTCCCTCAGTCACCTGGCAGTGTCATTAATCAAGGTTTTATTAGAACTCTTTATTACACAGTTCTACAGTCACTTTAGGGGGATTTAGGGTATTCATAAATCACCCGAGAGCTGATTATCcgtttaaatacatttaatcaAACTTGTTTTCGTCAAGCACAAAATTAGCGATGAAAAGGCATAAATCAACTCATGAATGAACTTCCTATAGTTCTAAATGAATTTGTTCACCCATTTAGTCACTGCAGGGAACAAGTGACCCATTTTGATGGTAATCCAACAGTTGTTTCTTAAATCTATCAgtgtttttcactttgtcagCAGAAATACGCCTGGATCAAACCAgttttatgaatgttttatgaatgttGTTGAGGTTTGGAAGTTTGGCTTTTAActtgaggggtgtgtgtgtgtgtttgtgcgtgcgtgcatgtgaatatgtgtgtatgtattgatGTTTGTAGGCAGTGGTGGATGCCAGACACAGGGGGCGCTAATGTGCCAGCCCTGAACGAGCTTATTTCTGTGTGGGGAATGGCCTTCAGTGATGGCCTGTATGAAGGAGATTTCACCATGGCAGATCATGACAGTAAGTGTGTGctaatacacacatgcaggacACAGGATATGTAATGACATACCTTTCTGAatgttatggttttttttttttaaatattaaagttTGAAACAAGCTTTTTGTTATTGCACGTTCTTTGGGTATTTACAGTAGAAAAAAAGTGTGGAAAGGAGCCAGTAACACTAGAAAAGTTCAAAGAAAATGTCATGCCAAGAGCTCATGGAACTCGGTGTGCTGGTTTGGTTCACCTGTCAAGTTTGAAGAAAATCTGATAGGATGGCTGATACATACCGTCATTcatcctctgctctcctcctcccccctccccccgtccTCTCCCCTCACCCACAGTGTACTACGCCTCGGGCTGCAGCATCGCTCGCTTTCCTGAGGACGGGATTGTTATCGCTCAGACCCTAAAGGATCAAGGTACATAGCTCTCACaaacccctctctcccctcccccctgccCGActgctgtttccatggagacagaTCATTTGCTTAATGTGTTTCTCACTCTCGCTTTCTTTCCCCCCGACTTGATTTCTCACTCGCACCTCGTTGCCTCGCTTATTGTCAAATCTTTAGGGCTGGAGGTCTTGAAGCAAGAGACCGCGGTTGTTGACAACATCCCTGTGCTAGGATTGTATCAAACACCTTCAGAGGGTGGAGGTCGCATTGCCCTCTATGGAGACTCCAACTGCATAGATGACAGTCATAGGCAGAAAGGTATAATATACCATGGGTCATTATGTGAATAAA from Chanos chanos chromosome 2, fChaCha1.1, whole genome shotgun sequence includes these protein-coding regions:
- the mbtps1 gene encoding membrane-bound transcription factor site-1 protease — encoded protein: MNSGLRPSWMDCISKRTAGTMTLSAVWLSMVVILLIGRFPLVGTEREGGASSSSSPSPSSLSTAEEPVSSNCSRLTLKLDFSSEVVEHEYIVAFNGYFTAKARSHFISSALRSSEALNWRIVPRENPASDYPSDFEVVQIRQDAHSSLLTLQDHPYIKRVTPQRKVFRSLKLIDSGESGTDCNDTRWTQKWQSWQSSRPLRRTSLSLGSGFWHATGRHSSRRLLRAIPRHVAQILQADVLWQMGHTGSGVKVAVFDTGLSEKHPHFKNVKERTNWTNEKTLDDGLGHGTFVAGVIASMRECQGFAPDSELHIFRVFTNNQVSYTSWFLDAFNYAILKKIDVLNLSIGGPDFMDHPFVDKVWELTANRVIMVSAIGNDGPLYGTLNNPADQMDVIGVGGIDFEDNIARFSSRGMTTWELPGGYGRVKPDIVTYGSGVRGSGMKEGCRSLSGTSVASPVVAGAVTLLASTVLNRELVNPASMKQALIASARRLPGVNMFEQGHGKLDLLRAYQILNSYRPQASLSPSYIDLTECPYMWPYCSQPIYYGGMPTIVNVTILNGMGVTGRIVDKPIWQPYLPQNGDHIDVAVSYSPVLWPWAGYLAVSISVAKKAASWEGIAQGHIMVTVASPAENDSAVGGEMTSTVKLPIKVKIIPTPPRSKRVLWDQYHNLRYPPGYFPRDNLRMKNDPLDWNGDHIHTNFRDMYQHLRSMGYFVEVLGAPITCFDASQYGTLLMVDSEEEYFPEEITKLRRDIDNGLSLIIFSDWYNTSVMRKVKFYDENTRQWWMPDTGGANVPALNELISVWGMAFSDGLYEGDFTMADHDMYYASGCSIARFPEDGIVIAQTLKDQGLEVLKQETAVVDNIPVLGLYQTPSEGGGRIALYGDSNCIDDSHRQKDCFWLLDALLQYTSYGMTPPSLTHSKNRVAPPTGTDRPLPERLEGNHLYRYSKVLEAHLGDPKPRPLPACPHLSWAKPQPLNETAPSNLWKHQKLLSVDMDKVVLPNVRPYRPQVRPLSPGESGAWDIPGGIMPGRYNQEVGQTIPMFAFLGAMVVLSFFVVQLTKAKSKPKRRKPRVKRPLYLQQQQQQQVLHTGKNPTV